In Luteimonas sp. MC1750, the following proteins share a genomic window:
- a CDS encoding efflux RND transporter periplasmic adaptor subunit, whose translation METSRARIRDTSAQDRSPASAPPARRRLRDPRIVAGLGAAVVLGLAAWVAVGWSSGGRSYDDSRIRIAEVVRGDLVRDISADGRVIAANSPTLYAIAGGTVTLKVVAGDAVEKGQELAVIDSPELRSRLVQEESTLASLQGEANRAMLDARLTRSDAQKLLDQALIDEVAAGRDVERYKRAFEGGAVSRNDYDRALDGLKKAEIGVASARQDFALQGQGAGIDASNKRLLAERQAAVVEELRRQVDALTLRAPFDGQVGQVQIAQGTNVAANAPVLGVVDLSQFEVEIKVPESFARDLGIGMPAQVASVGKQWPAEISAVSPEVVNGEVNARLRFADGNQPPGLRQNQRLSARIVLDTRQDVLMVERGPFLEQEGGNFAYVVAGGSAQRRPIQAGASSLSAVEIVSGLQAGERIVVSGSDQFQQADRVRISGE comes from the coding sequence ATGGAAACAAGCCGCGCCCGCATCCGCGACACCTCCGCCCAGGACCGCTCCCCGGCTTCGGCGCCGCCCGCGCGCCGCCGCCTGCGCGATCCGCGGATCGTGGCCGGCCTCGGTGCGGCCGTGGTGCTCGGGCTCGCGGCCTGGGTCGCGGTGGGCTGGAGCAGCGGTGGCCGGTCCTACGACGATTCGCGCATCCGCATCGCCGAAGTGGTCCGCGGCGACCTGGTCCGGGACATTTCCGCCGACGGCCGCGTGATCGCCGCCAACAGCCCGACCCTGTACGCCATCGCCGGCGGCACGGTGACCCTGAAGGTGGTGGCCGGCGACGCGGTGGAGAAGGGCCAGGAGCTGGCGGTGATCGACAGCCCCGAGCTGCGCAGCCGCCTGGTGCAGGAGGAGTCGACCCTGGCCAGCCTGCAGGGCGAGGCCAACCGCGCCATGCTCGACGCGCGCCTCACCCGCTCCGACGCGCAGAAGCTGCTCGACCAGGCTCTGATCGACGAAGTGGCCGCCGGGCGCGACGTGGAGCGCTACAAGCGCGCCTTCGAGGGCGGCGCGGTCTCGCGCAACGACTACGACCGCGCGCTCGACGGATTGAAGAAGGCCGAGATCGGCGTCGCCTCGGCACGCCAGGATTTCGCCCTCCAGGGCCAGGGCGCCGGCATCGACGCCAGCAACAAGCGCCTCCTGGCCGAACGCCAGGCGGCGGTGGTCGAGGAGCTGCGCCGCCAGGTCGACGCGTTGACCCTGCGCGCGCCCTTCGACGGCCAGGTCGGCCAGGTGCAGATCGCCCAGGGCACCAACGTCGCGGCCAACGCGCCGGTGCTGGGCGTGGTCGACCTGTCGCAGTTCGAGGTCGAGATCAAGGTGCCCGAGAGCTTCGCCCGCGACCTCGGCATCGGCATGCCGGCCCAGGTGGCCAGCGTCGGCAAGCAGTGGCCGGCCGAGATCTCGGCGGTGTCGCCGGAAGTCGTCAACGGCGAGGTCAACGCCCGCTTGCGCTTCGCCGACGGCAACCAGCCGCCGGGACTGCGGCAGAACCAGCGGCTGTCGGCGCGCATCGTACTGGACACCCGCCAGGACGTGCTGATGGTCGAGCGTGGCCCCTTCCTCGAGCAGGAGGGCGGCAACTTCGCCTACGTCGTCGCCGGCGGCAGTGCCCAGCGGCGGCCGATCCAGGCCGGTGCCTCGAGCCTGTCCGCGGTCGAGATCGTGTCGGGGCTGCAGGCCGGCGAACGCATCGTCGTGTCGGGCAGCGACCAGTTCCAGCAGGCGGACCGCGTCCGCATCTCCGGAGAATGA
- the glmS gene encoding glutamine--fructose-6-phosphate transaminase (isomerizing): MCGIVGAIADRDVVPVLIEGLKRLEYRGYDSAGIAVIDGTDIRRVRRTGRVAEMEGAAGSEGFAATLGIGHTRWATHGGVTESNAHPHVSHGVALVHNGIIENHEEQRERLKGLGYAFESQTDTEVIAHLIHHYLQDGDDLLAALQRTVKELHGAYALAVVSRKEPDRMVVARMGCPLLVGLGEGENFVASDVSAILQATRRVIFLEEGDTAEITRGAVRIFGADDQPVLREEHLSDVSLSSLELGPYRHFMQKEIHEQPRALGDTMEAIIDAGGFEPTLFGADGDAVLGQVEGVQILACGTSFYAGSVARYWIEAISGLPCSVEIASEYRYRTAVANPKHLIVTISQSGETLDTMEALKYAKSLGHDLTLSICNVLESAIPRASRLVFYTRAGAEIGVASTKAFTTQLVGLFALAATLAKLNGRLPEAQEAEYIEALRHLPGSVQHALNLEPQIAMWAEHFTPKEHALFLGRGVHYPIALEGALKLKEISYIHAEAYPAGELKHGPLALVDDDMPVVVIAPNDSLLEKVKSNMQEVRARGGELFVFTDADSNFSESEGVHVIRTERHVGVLSPIVHTIPVQMLAYHVALARGTDVDKPRNLAKSVTVE, from the coding sequence ATGTGCGGCATCGTCGGTGCGATCGCGGATCGCGATGTGGTTCCGGTCCTGATCGAAGGACTCAAGCGTCTCGAATACCGCGGCTACGATTCCGCCGGCATCGCCGTCATCGACGGCACGGACATCCGCCGCGTGCGCCGCACCGGGCGCGTGGCCGAGATGGAGGGCGCGGCCGGCAGCGAGGGCTTCGCGGCCACGCTGGGCATCGGCCACACGCGCTGGGCGACCCATGGCGGCGTCACCGAGTCCAACGCGCACCCGCACGTCAGCCACGGCGTCGCGCTGGTGCACAACGGCATCATCGAAAACCACGAGGAGCAGCGCGAGCGCCTGAAGGGACTCGGCTACGCCTTCGAGTCGCAGACCGACACCGAGGTCATCGCGCACCTGATCCACCACTACCTGCAGGACGGCGACGACCTGCTGGCCGCGCTGCAGCGCACGGTCAAGGAACTGCACGGCGCCTATGCGCTGGCGGTGGTGAGCCGCAAGGAGCCCGACCGCATGGTGGTGGCGCGCATGGGCTGCCCGCTGCTGGTTGGCCTGGGCGAGGGCGAGAACTTCGTCGCCTCCGACGTGTCGGCGATCCTGCAGGCCACGCGCCGGGTGATCTTCCTCGAAGAAGGCGACACCGCCGAGATCACCCGCGGCGCGGTGCGCATCTTCGGCGCCGACGACCAGCCGGTGCTGCGCGAGGAGCACCTGTCCGACGTCTCGCTGTCGTCGCTGGAGCTGGGGCCCTACCGCCACTTCATGCAGAAGGAGATCCACGAGCAGCCGCGCGCGCTGGGCGACACGATGGAAGCGATCATCGACGCCGGCGGCTTCGAGCCGACCCTGTTCGGGGCGGACGGCGACGCGGTGCTGGGCCAGGTCGAAGGCGTGCAGATCCTCGCCTGCGGCACCAGTTTCTATGCGGGCTCCGTGGCCCGCTACTGGATCGAGGCGATCAGCGGGCTGCCCTGCAGCGTCGAGATCGCCAGCGAATACCGTTACCGCACCGCGGTGGCCAACCCGAAGCACCTGATCGTGACGATCTCGCAGTCGGGCGAAACCCTCGACACGATGGAGGCGCTGAAGTACGCCAAGTCACTGGGCCACGACCTCACGCTCTCGATCTGCAACGTGCTGGAAAGCGCGATCCCGCGCGCCAGCCGGCTGGTGTTCTACACCCGCGCCGGCGCCGAGATCGGCGTCGCCTCGACCAAGGCCTTCACCACCCAGCTGGTCGGCCTGTTCGCGCTCGCGGCGACGCTGGCCAAGCTCAATGGCCGCCTGCCGGAAGCGCAGGAAGCCGAATACATCGAGGCCCTGCGCCACCTGCCGGGCAGCGTGCAGCACGCGCTGAACCTCGAGCCGCAGATCGCGATGTGGGCCGAGCACTTCACGCCCAAGGAACACGCGCTGTTCCTGGGCCGCGGCGTGCACTACCCGATCGCGCTGGAAGGCGCGCTCAAGCTCAAGGAAATCTCCTACATCCACGCCGAGGCCTATCCGGCCGGCGAGCTCAAGCACGGCCCGCTGGCCCTGGTCGACGACGACATGCCGGTGGTGGTGATCGCGCCCAACGACAGCCTGCTGGAAAAGGTGAAGTCGAACATGCAGGAAGTCCGCGCCCGCGGCGGCGAGCTGTTCGTGTTCACCGACGCCGACAGCAACTTCAGCGAGAGCGAGGGCGTGCACGTGATCCGCACCGAGCGCCACGTCGGCGTGCTGAGCCCGATCGTGCACACCATCCCGGTGCAGATGCTGGCCTACCACGTGGCGCTGGCCCGCGGCACCGACGTCGACAAGCCGCGCAACCTCGCCAAGAGCGTGACCGTCGAATAG
- a CDS encoding acyl-CoA thioesterase has product MSDHALPAPTEARLQEMVFPDHANHLGTLFGGQALAWMDKAAFIAASRYARRTVVTARSDQVDFRLPIRQGQLVDITATVVEVGRSSMQVDVALVAEDLLTGHRVPCTRGRFTMIALDAEGRPASVQPLG; this is encoded by the coding sequence ATGAGCGACCACGCACTCCCCGCACCCACCGAGGCGCGCCTGCAGGAGATGGTCTTCCCTGACCACGCCAACCACCTGGGCACCCTGTTCGGCGGCCAGGCACTGGCCTGGATGGACAAGGCCGCCTTCATCGCCGCCTCGCGCTACGCGCGGCGCACGGTCGTGACCGCGCGCTCGGACCAGGTGGATTTCCGCCTGCCGATCCGCCAGGGCCAGCTGGTGGACATCACCGCCACCGTCGTCGAGGTCGGCCGCAGCTCGATGCAGGTGGACGTGGCCCTGGTGGCGGAAGACCTGCTCACCGGCCACCGCGTGCCGTGCACGCGGGGCCGCTTCACCATGATCGCGCTGGATGCGGAGGGCCGGCCCGCCTCCGTGCAGCCGCTGGGCTGA
- a CDS encoding thioredoxin family protein, which yields MKILHATSADDVDTAIAAHPRLLVDWYKDDCPGCRMLDRSLAVFATTPEARGLVLLKVRLEVVGEACFRAMGLRQTPTLSIHRDGAEATRLPGFQSPAQLAAATASAWAPVPA from the coding sequence ATGAAGATCCTGCACGCCACGTCGGCTGACGACGTCGACACCGCCATCGCCGCCCATCCCCGCCTGCTGGTCGACTGGTACAAAGACGACTGCCCCGGGTGCAGGATGCTCGACCGCTCACTCGCGGTCTTCGCGACCACCCCGGAGGCCCGGGGACTGGTGCTGCTCAAGGTCCGGCTGGAGGTGGTCGGCGAGGCCTGCTTCCGGGCGATGGGCCTGCGGCAGACACCCACGCTGTCGATCCATCGCGACGGCGCGGAAGCCACGCGCCTGCCCGGTTTCCAGTCGCCCGCGCAGCTCGCAGCGGCGACCGCTTCAGCCTGGGCGCCGGTGCCGGCATGA
- a CDS encoding flavodoxin, which yields MRILVAHASLSGNTRDLARRVRARCEARGHRVTWIETDLEDIAAAGADPHHDLYLLGAWTGNGGRTPPEMKRFIAGLVDAVGKPPRVAAFGTGETQWGAEYYCGAVRRMAAFFASPFPRLEIEQMPHGQRDAARIDAWTDLVIAMAATIAADNRPFLQTEGLPPHEDPARHVG from the coding sequence ATGCGCATCCTCGTCGCCCATGCCTCGCTGAGCGGCAATACCCGCGACCTCGCCCGCCGCGTGCGCGCGCGCTGCGAGGCACGGGGCCACCGCGTCACCTGGATCGAGACCGACCTCGAGGATATCGCGGCGGCCGGAGCGGACCCCCACCACGACCTGTACCTGCTCGGCGCCTGGACCGGCAACGGCGGCCGCACGCCGCCGGAGATGAAGCGGTTCATCGCCGGGCTCGTGGACGCTGTCGGCAAGCCGCCGCGGGTGGCGGCGTTCGGCACCGGCGAGACCCAGTGGGGCGCCGAGTACTACTGCGGCGCCGTGCGGCGGATGGCCGCGTTCTTCGCCAGCCCGTTCCCGCGGCTGGAGATCGAGCAGATGCCCCACGGCCAGCGCGACGCCGCCCGGATCGACGCCTGGACCGACCTGGTCATCGCGATGGCCGCGACCATCGCCGCCGACAACAGACCTTTCCTCCAGACCGAAGGCCTCCCGCCCCATGAAGATCCTGCACGCCACGTCGGCTGA
- a CDS encoding ribonucleotide-diphosphate reductase subunit beta, producing MNAVAAPRTSTPLERIRILEPRHPNRSTGIINGRTSGILNWNDIPYPSFYRAYKELSTNFWIPDEVDMKADARQYGELSAREKNAYDSIIGLLATLDSPQTRFIYNVAEYITDPAAHANAAIIGQQEVIHNESYSYVLASITDLNNQKRIFEIARTHPTIRRRNAPIMDAYDDFMREKTAETLLRALIQSSILEGINFYSGFAYFYNLVRQNRMAGTGKIISFINRDELAHTKFISEVIRAIVGENPELQTDELTDYVHRAFAHAIELEVQWTGEVLDGIDGINVDEMIRYVQYRANKMAGMLGIERMYPDATDNVMPWIRAYADNFTETKTDFFEMRNASYKKTNADNGFDDL from the coding sequence ATGAACGCTGTTGCCGCACCCAGGACGTCCACGCCGCTCGAGCGCATCCGGATCCTCGAGCCGCGCCATCCGAACCGGTCGACCGGGATCATCAACGGCCGCACCAGCGGGATCCTCAACTGGAACGACATTCCCTATCCGTCGTTCTATCGCGCCTACAAGGAGCTTTCGACCAACTTCTGGATCCCGGACGAGGTCGACATGAAGGCCGACGCGCGCCAGTACGGCGAGCTCTCGGCGCGGGAGAAGAACGCGTACGACTCGATCATCGGCCTGCTGGCCACGCTCGACTCGCCGCAGACGCGCTTCATCTACAACGTGGCCGAGTACATCACCGACCCGGCCGCGCACGCCAACGCGGCGATCATCGGCCAGCAGGAGGTGATCCACAACGAAAGCTACAGCTACGTCCTGGCATCGATCACCGACCTCAACAACCAGAAGCGGATCTTCGAGATCGCCCGGACGCATCCGACGATCCGCAGGCGCAACGCGCCGATCATGGACGCCTACGACGACTTCATGCGCGAGAAGACGGCGGAGACGCTGCTGCGCGCGCTGATCCAGTCGTCGATCCTCGAAGGCATCAACTTCTATTCCGGCTTCGCCTATTTCTACAACCTGGTGCGCCAGAACCGGATGGCCGGCACCGGCAAGATCATCAGCTTCATCAACCGGGACGAGCTGGCCCACACCAAGTTCATCAGCGAGGTGATCCGCGCCATCGTCGGCGAGAACCCGGAGCTGCAGACCGACGAACTGACCGACTACGTGCACCGCGCCTTCGCCCATGCGATCGAACTCGAGGTGCAATGGACCGGCGAGGTCCTGGACGGCATCGACGGCATCAACGTGGACGAGATGATCCGCTACGTGCAGTACCGCGCCAACAAGATGGCCGGGATGCTGGGCATCGAGCGCATGTACCCCGACGCCACCGACAACGTGATGCCGTGGATCCGCGCCTACGCCGACAACTTCACCGAAACCAAGACCGACTTCTTCGAGATGCGCAACGCGTCGTACAAGAAGACCAACGCCGACAACGGCTTCGACGATCTCTGA
- a CDS encoding ribonucleoside-diphosphate reductase subunit alpha produces the protein MGSDDSATITPTGLAPDPAPSAAHHAADGVSTWITKEAGNRRLPYDRSRLERAIGRVHAECPQLDVAGYTAAVCGFVEGKQAVNADDLVDHLIREAEARVDVDAPEWEMFAARLYLRRLYKQAARNRFYDAADQYGSYIGLQESLADRNVYSNDILRAYSKDELEEAGRMIDPSRDRLFTYNGLYLLATRYLATDVSRAVYELPQERWLTIALYLMQAEAPRERRMQLVGEAYWALSNLYMTVATPTLQNAGKNGGQLSSCFIDTVDDSLQGIYDSNTDVARVSKGGGGVGAYMGYVRASGSAIRGVPNSSGGVVPWIKQLNNTAVSVDQLGQRKGAVAVYLDAWHRDIEAFLDLRLNNGDQRLRAHDVFTAVCIPDIFMEAVERRGDWYLFDPHEVHRIKGWYLQDSYDETRGDGTFRQRYAEVVADERISRRTVKAIDIFKRLMVSQLETGNPFMFYRDEVNRRNPNKHAGMVYSSNLCTEILQNMSPTRLMQEIISGTQIVTTKQAGDFVVCNLSSINLGRAILPQDDQGDLITDVLERLVPIQVRMLDNVIDLNQLPVPQATITNRKYRAIGLGTFGWHHLLAQKGLHWDSAEAEDFSDAVYERINFLTVQASMALAREKGAYPVFQGSDWQTGHYFRDRGYTSPQWLELAAQVATHGLRNGWLMAVAPNMSTAQIAGSTASIDPVYSAFYYEEKKDYRRPVAAPGLSLDTWPYYEKGAYRVDQFASVRQNARRQRHVDQAISFNFYVPSGIRASTLLELHMTAWREGLKTTYYVRSNDIDIAECEWCSS, from the coding sequence ATGGGCAGCGACGACAGCGCCACCATCACCCCGACCGGCCTGGCCCCGGACCCTGCCCCCAGCGCCGCGCACCACGCCGCCGATGGCGTCTCGACCTGGATCACCAAGGAGGCGGGGAACCGCCGCCTTCCCTACGACCGGTCGCGCCTGGAGCGGGCCATCGGCCGCGTCCACGCGGAGTGCCCGCAGCTTGACGTCGCCGGCTACACGGCCGCGGTCTGCGGCTTCGTCGAGGGCAAGCAGGCGGTGAACGCCGATGACCTGGTGGACCACCTGATCCGCGAGGCCGAAGCGCGGGTGGACGTGGACGCACCGGAGTGGGAGATGTTCGCGGCGCGCCTGTACCTGCGCCGGCTCTACAAGCAGGCCGCCCGCAACCGGTTCTACGACGCAGCCGACCAGTACGGGTCCTACATCGGCCTGCAGGAGAGCCTGGCCGATCGCAACGTGTACTCGAACGACATCCTGCGCGCCTATTCCAAGGACGAGCTGGAAGAGGCCGGACGCATGATCGACCCGTCGCGCGACCGGCTGTTCACCTACAACGGGCTCTACCTGCTGGCCACGCGCTACCTCGCCACCGATGTCTCGCGCGCGGTCTACGAACTGCCGCAGGAGCGCTGGCTGACGATCGCGCTGTACCTGATGCAGGCCGAAGCGCCGCGCGAGCGCCGCATGCAGCTGGTGGGCGAGGCCTACTGGGCGCTGTCGAACCTCTACATGACCGTCGCAACGCCGACGCTGCAGAACGCCGGCAAGAACGGCGGCCAGCTGTCGAGCTGCTTCATCGACACCGTGGACGACTCGCTGCAGGGCATCTACGACTCCAATACCGACGTCGCGCGCGTGTCCAAGGGCGGCGGCGGCGTGGGCGCCTACATGGGCTACGTGCGCGCGTCCGGGTCCGCGATCCGCGGCGTGCCCAATTCCTCCGGCGGCGTGGTGCCCTGGATCAAGCAGCTCAACAACACGGCGGTATCCGTCGACCAGCTGGGCCAGCGGAAAGGCGCGGTGGCCGTGTATCTCGACGCCTGGCACCGCGACATCGAGGCCTTCCTCGACCTGCGGCTGAACAACGGCGACCAGCGCCTGCGCGCGCACGACGTGTTCACCGCCGTCTGCATCCCGGACATTTTCATGGAGGCCGTCGAGCGCCGCGGCGACTGGTACCTGTTCGATCCCCACGAGGTCCATCGCATCAAGGGCTGGTACCTGCAGGACAGCTACGACGAGACGCGCGGCGACGGCACGTTCCGCCAGCGGTATGCGGAAGTGGTCGCCGACGAGCGCATCAGCCGCCGGACGGTCAAGGCCATCGACATCTTCAAGCGGCTGATGGTGAGCCAGCTGGAGACCGGCAACCCCTTCATGTTCTACCGCGACGAGGTCAACCGCAGGAATCCCAACAAGCATGCCGGGATGGTGTACTCGTCCAACCTGTGCACCGAGATCCTGCAGAACATGAGTCCGACACGGCTCATGCAGGAAATCATCAGCGGCACCCAGATCGTCACCACGAAGCAGGCCGGCGACTTCGTGGTCTGCAACCTGTCGTCGATCAACCTCGGGCGCGCCATCCTGCCGCAGGACGACCAGGGCGACCTGATCACCGACGTGCTGGAGCGCCTGGTACCGATCCAGGTGCGCATGCTCGACAACGTGATCGATCTCAACCAGCTGCCTGTGCCGCAGGCGACGATCACCAACCGGAAGTACCGGGCCATCGGCCTTGGGACCTTCGGCTGGCACCATCTGCTGGCGCAGAAGGGCCTCCACTGGGATTCGGCCGAGGCCGAGGACTTCAGCGACGCGGTGTACGAACGCATCAACTTCCTGACCGTGCAGGCGTCGATGGCCCTGGCGCGGGAGAAGGGGGCCTACCCGGTGTTCCAGGGCAGCGACTGGCAGACCGGGCACTACTTCCGCGATCGCGGCTACACCAGCCCGCAGTGGCTGGAGCTGGCCGCCCAGGTGGCGACACACGGGCTGCGCAACGGCTGGCTGATGGCGGTGGCACCGAACATGTCGACGGCCCAGATCGCGGGCAGCACGGCCTCGATCGACCCGGTCTACTCCGCGTTCTACTACGAGGAAAAGAAGGACTACCGTCGGCCCGTCGCCGCGCCCGGCCTGTCGCTCGACACCTGGCCCTACTACGAGAAGGGCGCCTACCGGGTCGACCAGTTCGCAAGCGTCCGCCAGAACGCGCGGCGCCAGCGCCATGTCGACCAGGCGATCAGCTTCAACTTCTACGTGCCGTCGGGCATCCGCGCCTCGACCCTGCTCGAGCTGCACATGACCGCGTGGCGCGAAGGCCTGAAGACCACCTATTACGTCCGCTCGAACGACATCGATATCGCGGAGTGCGAATGGTGCAGCAGCTAG
- a CDS encoding DUF3348 family protein: MHPDPTRAPISGAALARLSARLAGQACPAPPKTAPADVLGDWLDWQRAVALSRALDDDPAADDAPAATWELPRPQPAAPPASLPCAEATDAGLEAESRAARDALEAAILEDSRDWTRPLHPRAGGDGSADAGAVAIRQHCQGLQRDLQATTGRLRGELRERLAQRGGGAARLAAADAVMEGVLAPREHALLAPLVPSLVVRFEQLHARAAAADSDAGGQAPLPWRDHFRAEARQVLLAELDLRFQPIEALLAALRTSSPSA; encoded by the coding sequence ATGCATCCCGACCCGACCCGCGCGCCCATCTCCGGCGCCGCCCTCGCCAGGCTGAGCGCCCGGCTGGCGGGCCAGGCGTGCCCGGCCCCGCCGAAGACGGCGCCAGCCGACGTGCTCGGCGACTGGCTGGACTGGCAGCGCGCGGTCGCCCTGTCGCGCGCGCTCGATGACGATCCGGCCGCGGACGACGCCCCCGCGGCGACCTGGGAGCTGCCACGTCCGCAACCCGCGGCGCCGCCGGCCAGCCTGCCGTGCGCTGAGGCGACGGATGCCGGCCTCGAGGCCGAAAGCCGCGCAGCGCGTGACGCCCTGGAGGCTGCGATCCTCGAGGACAGCCGCGACTGGACCCGACCGCTGCACCCGCGGGCGGGTGGCGACGGCAGCGCGGACGCCGGCGCGGTCGCGATCCGGCAGCATTGCCAGGGCCTGCAGCGTGACCTGCAGGCGACCACCGGCCGCTTGCGCGGCGAGCTGCGCGAGCGTCTCGCGCAGCGCGGCGGTGGCGCGGCGCGCCTGGCGGCGGCGGATGCGGTGATGGAAGGCGTGCTTGCGCCGCGCGAGCACGCGCTGCTGGCGCCGCTGGTGCCATCGCTGGTGGTGCGGTTCGAACAACTGCATGCACGCGCAGCCGCCGCCGATTCAGATGCCGGCGGCCAGGCGCCGCTGCCCTGGCGCGACCACTTCCGTGCCGAGGCGCGCCAGGTGCTCTTGGCGGAGCTCGACCTCCGCTTCCAACCCATCGAAGCCCTGCTGGCGGCGCTTCGCACTTCAAGTCCGAGCGCATGA
- a CDS encoding DUF802 domain-containing protein, with translation MNRPLLKPAVFALGLLVVAWIGAGYVGSHTLALLVTVLIAGLYAAGGVELHRYGRATAGLAAALEAPPGPEAFVAWLERLDPSLRSAVRQRIEGGQAPLPAPALAPYLVGMLVLLGMLGTLLGMLVTLRGTGLALQSASDLQAVRGALAAPVEGLGVAFGTSIAGVAASAALGLLAALVRRERAATVRVLDAVAADGLRVHTRAHQRDESLRLMALQAEAVPTLVERMDAMMLALERQSEAAHARQVAQQDAFHGASSQAWERLAARLSEALEQGAAASARAAAEAVQPAVATAMETVAREAVQLNGRVADAVERQLASVGEGLAANAAAASALWERALAAQAASQQALGETLRGTLDATGDRFAARSSQLVDSVANRLGAATQQIGTGWSEALAAQQAQHDALARHHREALAAQQLQHDAMAERQRAALDAAGEAIAAQAATLLSELQSAHARQQSALESAHALQQSTLAGQDAERFAAWRAELEAMAEAQREQLVQAAEAAALQQASVADALARAAADIGAQSQAHAAATIAEISTLVEAASEAPRAAAEVVAELRQKLSDSMVRDTAMLSERTQLMQTLATLLEAVNHASTEQRGAIDALVSTTSGLLETAGARFDARVDAGTGAIEAAVRRVDANAEGVSRLGEALGGAVEQFGERNAQLVERLDAIAAALEAAGTRGDEQLAYYVAQARELVDLSVLAQQQVIGELRQLPGATA, from the coding sequence ATGAACAGACCTTTGCTGAAACCCGCCGTCTTCGCCCTCGGCCTGCTGGTGGTGGCCTGGATCGGCGCCGGCTACGTCGGCAGCCACACGCTGGCGCTGCTGGTGACCGTGCTGATCGCCGGGCTGTACGCCGCCGGCGGCGTCGAGCTGCACCGCTACGGCCGCGCCACCGCAGGCCTGGCTGCCGCGCTCGAGGCGCCGCCCGGGCCGGAGGCCTTCGTCGCATGGCTCGAACGCCTGGACCCGTCGCTGCGCAGTGCGGTGCGGCAGCGCATCGAAGGCGGGCAGGCGCCGCTGCCGGCGCCCGCGCTGGCGCCCTACCTGGTCGGCATGCTGGTGCTGCTGGGCATGCTCGGGACCCTGCTGGGCATGCTGGTCACGCTGCGTGGCACGGGCCTGGCCCTGCAGTCGGCCAGCGACCTGCAGGCGGTGCGCGGTGCGCTGGCGGCCCCGGTGGAGGGCCTGGGCGTCGCGTTCGGCACGTCGATCGCGGGCGTGGCCGCCTCGGCGGCACTGGGCCTGCTTGCGGCGCTGGTCCGTCGCGAGCGCGCCGCCACGGTGCGCGTGCTCGATGCGGTTGCCGCCGACGGCCTGCGCGTGCACACGCGTGCCCACCAGCGCGATGAGTCGCTGCGGCTGATGGCCCTGCAGGCCGAGGCGGTGCCGACCCTGGTCGAGCGCATGGACGCGATGATGTTGGCGCTGGAACGCCAGTCCGAGGCGGCGCATGCGCGCCAGGTGGCCCAGCAGGACGCGTTCCACGGCGCGTCGAGCCAGGCGTGGGAGCGGCTCGCCGCGCGCCTGTCGGAGGCGCTCGAACAGGGCGCGGCCGCCAGCGCGCGCGCAGCGGCCGAGGCGGTGCAGCCGGCGGTCGCCACCGCCATGGAGACCGTGGCCCGCGAGGCGGTGCAGCTCAACGGCCGCGTGGCCGACGCCGTGGAGCGCCAGCTGGCTTCCGTGGGCGAAGGACTGGCGGCCAATGCCGCCGCGGCCAGTGCGCTGTGGGAGCGCGCGCTGGCCGCGCAGGCGGCCTCGCAGCAGGCCCTGGGCGAGACCCTCCGCGGCACGCTGGATGCCACAGGCGACCGCTTCGCCGCCCGCAGCAGCCAGCTGGTGGACAGCGTCGCCAATCGCCTGGGAGCCGCCACGCAGCAGATCGGCACCGGATGGAGCGAGGCCCTGGCCGCGCAGCAGGCGCAGCACGATGCGTTGGCCCGACATCACCGCGAGGCACTGGCCGCCCAGCAGCTGCAGCACGACGCCATGGCGGAGCGTCAGCGCGCCGCACTTGATGCCGCCGGCGAAGCCATCGCGGCCCAGGCCGCCACCTTGCTCTCCGAGCTGCAATCCGCGCATGCGCGCCAGCAGTCGGCGCTGGAATCCGCGCACGCGCTGCAGCAGTCCACACTCGCGGGGCAGGACGCCGAACGCTTCGCCGCCTGGCGCGCCGAGCTTGAAGCGATGGCCGAAGCACAGCGCGAGCAGTTGGTGCAGGCCGCCGAAGCCGCCGCCCTGCAGCAGGCCTCGGTAGCCGATGCGCTGGCCCGGGCCGCCGCCGACATTGGCGCGCAGTCGCAGGCGCACGCCGCCGCCACCATCGCCGAGATCTCCACCCTGGTCGAAGCCGCCTCCGAAGCGCCGCGCGCGGCCGCCGAGGTGGTGGCCGAGCTGCGCCAGAAGCTCTCCGACAGCATGGTCCGCGATACGGCGATGCTCTCCGAGCGCACGCAACTGATGCAGACGCTAGCGACCCTGCTCGAAGCCGTGAACCACGCCTCCACCGAGCAGCGCGGCGCGATCGATGCCCTGGTGTCGACCACGTCGGGCCTGCTGGAGACGGCCGGTGCGCGCTTCGACGCCCGCGTGGACGCGGGCACCGGTGCCATCGAAGCCGCAGTGCGCCGCGTCGACGCCAATGCCGAAGGTGTGTCGCGCCTGGGCGAGGCACTCGGTGGCGCGGTCGAGCAGTTCGGCGAGCGCAACGCTCAGCTCGTGGAGCGGCTGGACGCCATCGCCGCGGCGCTCGAGGCCGCCGGCACCCGCGGCGACGAACAGCTCGCGTACTACGTCGCCCAGGCCCGCGAGCTGGTCGACCTGAGCGTGCTCGCGCAGCAGCAGGTCATCGGCGAGCTGCGCCAGCTGCCGGGCGCGACGGCGTGA